Within Natronobacterium texcoconense, the genomic segment GCGTACTTGCTCGCGTGATGACCATCGCGACGAATCTCCGTCGTCTCCTCGAGCAACGTCGAATCCGTCAACAGCTCGAGTTTCCGATACAGCGTCGACTGCGGGATGTCACACTCGTTCGTGAGCTCAGAGGCCGTCATAGGTTCCTCGAGATTCCGGATAATCTCTCGGCAGTCGGGGTCGTCGAGCGCAGAGCAGATGTCCTCCGCCGACGGGGTCGACTCCGAAGCGATCGGGTCCCGGACCATTCGTACGACCGTTGTAACGCACGTGGTTTATTGGCATCGATGCGCCCTCGCGCTGAGGGCCACAAA encodes:
- a CDS encoding winged helix-turn-helix domain-containing protein, which produces MVRDPIASESTPSAEDICSALDDPDCREIIRNLEEPMTASELTNECDIPQSTLYRKLELLTDSTLLEETTEIRRDGHHASKYAVAFEDITLSLDEDRELTVQIERPARTADERLAELWSEVRKET